The Hevea brasiliensis isolate MT/VB/25A 57/8 chromosome 1, ASM3005281v1, whole genome shotgun sequence genome has a window encoding:
- the LOC110668969 gene encoding triosephosphate isomerase, chloroplastic, with amino-acid sequence MAMLSTSLSGPKSAISYSAPHFSGLRRLCTKLDATNSHSSFLPNFNSQLRCSSPRKPSRHVVAMAGTGTFFVGGNWKCNGTKESITKLVSDLNDTKLETDVDVVVAPPFLYIDQVKASLSDRIEISAQNSWVGKGGAFTGEISVEQLKDIGCKWVILGHSERRHIIGENNEFIGKKAAYALSQGLGVIACIGELLEEREAGKTFDICFEQLKAFADAVPSWDNIVIAYEPVWAIGTGKVATPLQAQEVHIAVRDWLKKNVSEEVASKTRIIYGGSVNGGNCAELAKQEDIDGFLVGGASLKGPEFATIINSVTSKKVAA; translated from the exons ATGGCGATGCTCTCAACATCTCTCTCCGGCCCCAAATCAGCTATTTCATATTCAGCTCCTCATTTCTCCGGTCTCCGCCGATTATGCACTAAGCTCGACGCCACCAACTCTCACTCTTCCTTTCTCCCTAATTTCAATTCTCAACTCCGCTGTTCTTCTCCTCGCAAACCTTCCAGACACGTCGTCGCCATGGCGGGCACTGGAACG TTCTTTGTTGGGGGGAATTGGAAGTGT AATGGGACAAAGGAATCTATCACTAAGCTTGTTTCTGACTTAAATGATACAAAATTGGAGACTGATGTAG ATGTTGTTGTAGCACCTCCCTTTCTTTACATCGATCAGGTAAAGGCTTCTTTATCAGATAGAATTGAGATATCTGCTCAAAATTCCTGGGTTGGAAAAGGTGGGGCATTCACAGGAGAAATCAG CGTGGAACAACTGAAAGATATTGGCTGCAAGTGGGTTATTCTTGGGCATTCCGAGCGCAGGCATATAATTGGTGAAAACAATGAG TTTATAGGAAAGAAGGCTGCTTATGCCTTGAGCCAAGGCCTTGGTGTGATAGCTTGTATTGGTGAACTTTTAGAAGAAAGAGAGGCAGGGAAAACCTTTGACATTTGTTTTGAACAATTGAAGGCATTCGCAG ATGCTGTGCCCAGTTGGGATAATATAGTTATTGCATATGAGCCTGTATGGGCTATTGGGACTGGAAAAGTGGCCACACCTCTGCAAGCTCAGGAAGTGCATATAGCTGTCCGTGATTGGCTTAAAAAGAATGTCTCAGAAGAAGTGGCATCCAAAACGCGTATCATCTATGGAG GATCTGTAAATGGAGGCAATTGTGCTGAACTTGCGAAGCAAGAGGATATTGATGGTTTTCTTGTTGGTGGTGCATCCTTAAAG GGCCCTGAATTTGCAACCATTATCAATTCTGTAACATCCAAGAAAGTTGCTGCTTGA